A segment of the Holophagales bacterium genome:
CCTCCAGCAGTCGGTGACCTACATCCCGACGACGTCCGGCCTCCTGGAAGCCGACTGCAGCGTCATGCCGGTCACGATGTTCGACCGACCACAAGGCCGACACGATCGAGCGGATCGTCGACGAGGTGAAGCGCTTCGAGGCCGACCACGGCCACCCCGACGGGAAGTTCGGCTCGCAACCGGCAACGTCGGGGTGATGGCCGCGACGAACGAGGTCGTCTCCGCGGCCGAGTTCCCGATTTGTCTCCGGTCTACGGGGCCGTCATCGTCCCTCTGCCTCGTCACGTTCGGTCCCTCCGTGGGACCCTCATCCTCGTCCCGCCCGCCCTCGTCTCGCTCCTCGCCTACGCGCTCGCGGGCGGATGAAGATCGGCCTGAGGTCAGCACTCTCCCCGTCGTCGCGCTCGGCGTCGGCGTCGGCGTCGACTACGGCATCTACATCTCGCCCGCTTCCGCACGTTGTACAAGGAAGGTGTCCCGCTGACCGAGGCATACCGGGCCCTCCGGCGGGCCGTCGCGGCGCTCCACCTCCGGGGCGTCTCGGAACGCCGGGTCACCGACGACGAGGCGCCGCAGCTCCTGGCCCGCGCCGTCGGCGCGGAAATCCAGCGAGTCCTGGAGGAGATCCGGGGCGAGGAGGCCGGCCCGGAGAGGATTGCTCTCTGCAACGACCTCCTGGAACGGCTCTTCTCGCGAACCTCTTCGGCTCTGGAGGAGGTGCGTCTCGGGCAGGGCTCGAGTCCCCGCCCGTCTTCTCGAGGCCGTCTATCCCTCCCGCCGCCCCGCCCCGGCCCGCAACGCCTCTCGGGCGGACGAGTCTCCTCACCGGGGCTCGGCGGGACCCCCGGTTCGGGGCCGAGCTCATTGCCGAGATCCCGACGGCCGACCGCGTCGACGCGATCGTCGCGTTCGTCACCTGGCGCGGGTGGCAGCAGTTGCGCGAGACGCTCGAGACTTTCGCCGCCGCCCACCGGTCCTTCCGGCTCCTGACGACGGTCTACATGGGCGCTTCCGACCCGGCGGCACTGGAGGCGCTCGCACGCCTCCCCGGCGTCGAGGTGAGGATCTCGTACGACACCCGGCGCACGCGCCTCCACGCCAAGGCGTGGCTCTTCCACCGCGAGACGGGCCTCAGCACGGCCTACGTCGGCTCGGCCAACCTCTCCGCCGCGGCCCTCGGCGACGGTCTCGAGTGGACGGTCAAGCTCTCCGAGAAGAGTGACCCGGACACGATCGAGAAGTTCCGCGGGGAGTTCGAGACGCTCTGGGCTAACGCGGAGTTCGAACGGCTCCACCCGAATGACGCCCCCGGGCAGAAGAGGCTCCGGGAGGCCCTCGGCGCCGCCTCGGATCGAAGCGAGACCCCGAGGTTCTTCTTCGATCTCCGTCCCCACCCCTTCCAGGAGGAGATCCTCGAGGACCTCCGTCGCGAGCGGGGAAGAGCACGGGCCGCCATCGCAACCTCGTCGTCGCCGCGACGGGGACCGGCAAGACCATCGTCGCCGCCTTCGACTACCGGCGCTTTGCCGCGTCCGCCGGCGGACGGCCCCGCCTTCTCTTCGTGGCGCACCGGGACGAGATCCTCGAGCAGGCCCGCTTCGCCTTCCGCAACGTCCTGCGCGACGGGTCCTTCGGCGAGCGCCTCGGCGGGGGAAACGAGCCGGCCTCCGTCGACCACCTCTTCGCCAGCGTCCAGTCGTTCAACTCGCGGGGGCTCCTCGCGCGCCACGGCCCCGACTACTGGGACTACGCCGTCGTCGACGAGATCCACCGCGGCGCCGCCGACAGCTACCAGCCCATCCTGGACCATCTCCGGCCCCGGATCCTCCTCGGTCTTACGGCTACCCCGGAGAGGACCGACCAGAAGGACATCCTCCACTGGTTCGGGGGCCGGCCCGCGGCCGAGATCCGGCTCTGGGACGCCCTCGACAAGCGCCTCCTCGCGCCGTTCGACTACTTCGGCATCGCCGACGGGACCGACCTGACGACCGTCGGCTGGTCCCGCAAGGGATACGACGTCGACGGCCTGACGAACCTCTACACGAGCAACGACCTGCGCGTCCGGACGATCCTCAACGAGTTCGGCGAGAAGCACGGCAACCCGCGCACGGCCCGGGCCCTCGGGTTCTGCGTCAGCGTGGCCCACGCCGACTTCATGGCCCGCAAGTTCAACGAGGCGGGTATCCCGGCGCTCTCCGTCCACGCCGGCGTCCCGGACGAGGTGCGTTTCTCCGCCCCGGCTCGCCTCGTGAGCCGCGAGGTCAACGTCCTCTTCACCTGCGACCTCTACAACGAGGGCGTCGACCTCCCCGACGTCGACACGCTCCTCCTTCTCCGCCCGACGGAGAGCGCGCTCCTCTTCCAGCAGCAGCTCGGCCGCGGCCTGCGCCTCGCGCCGGGGAAGTCGTCCGTCCTCGTCCTCGACTTCATCGGCCAGCACCGGCGGGAGTTCCGCTTCGAGGAACGGCTCTGGGTCCTGACGGGCCTGACGCGCCGCCGCCTCGTCGAGGACGTCGAGCGAGGCTTCCCGCTCCTCCCACCCGGTTGCAGCCTCCGCCTCGACAAGGTGTCACGGTCGCTCGTCCTCGAGAACCTCCGGAGCGCGCTCGCGACGAACGTCGCGGGCCTCAGGGCCGATCTCCTCCGCTGGCCCGGTGGCGCGGAAACGACCCTCCGCCAGTTCCTCGACGAGTCCCGCCGCCCCGTCGACGACGTCTATGCGAAGCCGGTCGGCGGCTGGACGGCCTTGCGCCGGCGGGCGGGCTTCCTCGCGGAGCCAACCCCGGCCGGTGAGGCCCTCCTCAACGCCCGCATGGAGCGCCTCCTCCACGTCTCCGACCGCCTCCGGCAGGAGAACTGGCAGCACCTCTGGAAAACCGCATCCGCCGACGGCGGCCCATCCTCCCCGGACGACGACCGACTCCTCGCCATGCTCGCGGGTCTCCTCTGGGACTACGACTCGCGCCCGCGTTTGCGCTCGGCCGTCCTCGGGGCGCTGGCCGCGAATGCCGAACTCGCAAGCGAATTCGAGCAGCTCGCCGAGCTCGTCACCGCCACCCGTCCCCACGGCACCTCGATCCGGCCCGAGCCTACCTGGCCGCTCCTCCTCCACCACTCCTACACGAGCGACGAGATCCTCGCCGGCACGGGCGATTCGACTCTCGAGGCCCCCCGCAAGCTGGCCGGCACTGGCGTGCGCTTCCTCCGCGACCAGAACGCGGACCTCTTCTTCGTGACGATCAACAAGTCCGAGAAGCTCTTCTCGTCGTCCACTCGCTACGCCGACTACGCCGTCAGCCCCACCGAGTTCCACTGGCAGTCGCAGAGCACAACGCCCGAGGACTCCCCTACCGGCAAGCGCTACCGCGACGGCAACGCCCAAGGCCACAGGGTCTTTCTCTTCGTCCGCGAGAACCGCGACACCGACCTCGGGACGACCGCCCCGTTCGTCTTCCTCGGCCCCGCACGCTACGTGCGTCATCACGGGTCCCGGCCGATGAGCATCACCTGGCGGCTCGACCACGCCATCCCGCCCCGCTACGTCGACCCGTTCTCCTCGTTCCGGGCGGCGTAGGGACGGCGCCGACTGCCACGACCGCGGGCCCCGGGGACCGAGGCGAGCGTCGTCTCGCCGGGCTTCGCGTTGACCAGCACTTCCGCGCGCCGGCGACAGAGCCCTTGTGTTATAGAGAATCGGCGCTCAGACTTCCGATATGCATGGTTACGTCTCCCGCGAAACCGAGAAGGACGTTCTCCTCCGGCTCCGGAGGAGTCCCGTCGTCGCCATCGTCGGCCCGCGGCAGTGCGGTAAGACGACGCTCGCGAAGAGGGTCCTGTCTCATCTGCCGAAGTCGCTCTACGTCGACCTCGAGCGGCCTTCGGACGCGGCGAAGCTGACCGACCCGGAGGCGTTCTTCGCCCTCCACGCCGGCGAGACGGTCTGCCTCGACGAGATCCAGCGGGTCCCCGACCTGTTCCCGGTCCTCCGCTCCGTCGTCGATTCGCAGGATCGGAACGGCCAGGTGCTCGTCCTGGGCTCGGCCTCTCCGGACCTCCTGCGCCAGAGTTCCGAGACGCTCGCCGGGCGCGTCACGTTCGTCGAGCTGACCCCGTTCCTCCTGCCCGAGCTGTCTGGCGCCGGGATCGACGAGGCACTGGCAACCACGTGGCTCCGCGGTGGCTTCCGAGGAGCGTGCTCGCCGCGACGGACGAGGAGAGCTTCGCCTGGCGCGAGGACTTCGTCCGGACCTTCCTCGAGCGGGACGTGCGAGACGTCCGCGCGCGTGGACGTTCCCCGGCTCGCGCGCCTCTGGCGGATGTGCGCCCACGAGCACGGGCAGACCCTGAACTCCGCCCGGCTCGGGTCGGCGCTCGGAGTCAGCGCCCCACCGTTCGCGCCTGGCTCGAGCTCCTCGAGGGGACCTTCATGCTCCGCCTGCTGCCTCCTCTCGAGGCGAATCTCGGCAAGCGGCTCGTGAAGTCCCCGAGGGTCTTCCTCCGCGACACCGGGGTCCTCCACGCGCTCCTCGGGATCGTCACCCCCGACGACCTCCTCGGACACCCGGTAAGGGGCGCTTCGTGGGAGAGCCTCGTCCTCGAGAACATCCTCGGAGCCTTCCCCGGCTGGCGGGCCTCTTTCTTCCGGACGAGCGCCGGGGCCGAGCTCGACCTCGTCCTGGAAAAGGGAAAGCGCCGGATCGCCGTCGAGTGCAAGGCGTCGTCCGCTCCGACGGTGACCCGCGGCTTCTGGTCCGCTCTCGAGGACCTCCAGATCGACGAGGCCTGGGTTGTCGCACCAATCGCCTCGGCGTTCCCGCTCGGCTCCGGCGTCGAGGCCGTCCCTCTCGGCGATTTCCTCTCGCGCGCGCCCCGCCGCTGAGGGAGGGCGCACCCATTCGAGTCTCGATCAGCGCCGAGATGGTGCGGACCAACCTCGAGTCGGCTGGGACAGCTGGCTCCGGGGGGCTGGGAGGAGGGGACTTCGATTTCGCCGAGGTGCTCGTCGGGTTCGAGCGATCGCCTTTTCCACACGTCCACTTCGAGCGGATCGCAGAGGGCCTCGACACTTCCAATCGCGAACGCCTCGCCGAGGGGTTCCTCGACGTCACTCGGCGTCGTCGTCCGGCGGGATGATCTCGATCCGCTTCCAGACGCCCTCTTCGCTCCCGCACAGCGCGTAGATCGGACGGTGGCGCGGGCAGTCGTGGCTGTAGATCCGGAACGCCGGGGAAGGCGGATCGGTTCTCCGCACAGCTTCCGATACTCGGGCGGGCCGTCGAGCGCCGTGCCGACCGCGTCCGGCTCACCCTGGCGGAAGACGAGGCAGAGCCGAGGCCCCTCCTTCCCGTGCCAGCTCTCGGAGCAGTGTCGAGCAGGAAGGGCAGGTCAGCTCGGGCTCCGGCTCGTACACGTCGAACATCCCCGTCTCTTCATTCCTCTACACGCCGGCGCGCCGCGCGGCCCGAGCCGCTGCGAGCCACCGGGCGGAGTCCTCGAGCCAGACCTTGGGATGCTGCGACGTGCCTGACGCCCGCTCCCGGCGCAGGTAGCTCCCTGCAAGCCGCAGTCGCTCGTCGGCCGGCAATGCCTGACAGGCGTCAATCACGTCGCGCACGGGCAGGACGAGGCCGTCGACCTCCACGGGCGGCTGGGGCGGTGGCGGTCTTCTCAGTATCGCGCGGACTCTCGCGAAGACGTCGTCCGCCGGTATGAGCCGGGACGGGTCGGTCTCCCTCATCCTTCTCTCGACCTCTACCAGCCACGCCGCCTCTATCTCCGGATCGTTTTCGGCCGGGAGGTCCTGCAGGAGCAGCTCGAAGAGGAGCTCCCACGTCTCCGCGGGCAGCTTCAGGGCGGCCGCGACCCAGGTCGCGGCCGGAATCGCTTCGTTCATGCCCTTTCCCCCGATCTCCCATCACCGTCGAGGCCCTGGTCCGCGCTTCGAACGCATCCGCCTCCCGGCGCATCTCCTCGAGCCTTTCCTCGACGGCTCTTGCCAGCCGGGGGTCAGCGCGCAGCTGCTCGTCCATCCAGCGCATGACCTCGGTTTTCCGCCGGCGCACCGTCAGTCTCCAAACGGAACCGCGAACAGGACGTACTGCCGCGCCCTTCGCCGGCCCGGAGTAACGATCGACGTCGTCGTCCATCGCGCCGAGTACATACCGTCGAGCGCCGTCAGGCGCTCCTCGTCCTCCGGCACCTCGGCCACCATCACCCCCGGCGTGGCCCACCCGGACGGCCACGGCCTCGAGATGCATCGGGACACCGTTCACGCGCAGGGTGCAGCGGAGCAGCCCGCCGTCCCGCCTCTCGTCGCGCCAGAGCGCCGGGTCGATGTCCACGCGAGCCTCGGCGTCGCACAGGGGCTCCGCCTGCCCACGCGGTCGGCTCGGCCCAGTGGTCGGTCTCCTCATCCCTCCACCTCCCGCACCGCCCGCCTCCCGATCGTCCGGAACAGGCGGCGAACACGGAGGAAGTCCCGCAGCGCAAGCGCCGCCTCGAATCGGGACCCGACCTTCAGCCACTTCCGGTAGGAGTCGAGTCGCTCATCGCAGAAGACGTCGAGCGCTTCCTCCGGGTCGTAGAGCTCCCCGGCCGTCAGACGGAGGACGAGCATCGGATCACTCACGACCACGACCTCCGCGGACGGCCGCTCTCTGGCCCTTTCCTCGGTATCCCACGGCCCACTGCTCGACGGCCCGGATGCCCTTGGCGTCGAGGCGTGGACAGAGCTCCAGCGCCTCGGCCTCGGAGTACCCGCTGGCGAGATGGCCCGCGATCGTCGCCACTGTCACGCGCATCCCTCGGATGCAGGGTTTCCCGCCCATGAGTCGGGGATCGACCGTGATGCGCGTGCCCTTCGCCTTGCGCCTCACGGTCGCCTCGGGACGACCCCTGAAAGAGAGGTTCGACGAAGCCCGCCGAGAAAGAAATAGCCCCACTCGAGGCCTCTCGGCGTGTCGGGTGGGGAGCAAGTGCTGGTGCCAGGTTAGGTCCGATTCGTCCGGTCGGAGGCACGGCCCTGACTTGCGTCTGCTGGTTCGCCGGAGCCGTTTCGGGTTTTCGCAGCCTCTCGCCCACACCTTCGGCCGACTCGGGGACTCGCCGTCCGCCCCGTGCGCAACGGCTCCGCGATAGCGAATCAGAGGCCCATCTCATCCGCAAGCTCTTCGAGGGAAATGCTCCCGAGCTCCCGAAGTGCCTCGCGGGCGGCTATGACGTCCAGCCGGTCCTCTTCGGCGTCGAGGACGTGCCGGAAGAGCGAGAGGTCCTCATCCGAGATCAGGGCCCCGACGACGCGCGCGCCCTTCTTCACGCGCACCGGATGGCCGTGAGGGGGCGCCGATTGCGACGCGCACGCCGGGCCCTTCGGGCGTTCCGTCTCCGGCGCCACGGCTCTCCTCGAGGACCAGTCGGAGGCCCTCGGGTTCGGCGACGCATCCCAGCTTCTCGAGGCCGATCACGCCCCCGCCGCCGTCCTTGATCAGGACGACGCCCCCGCCGACCTCCTCGCAGAGGTGCTCATCCTCGGGTCTCCCGAACCAGACCGTCAGCGTGCGCGCCTCGGCATCGAGGCGGGCCCTGATCTCGTCCACGGCCCTCTCCCTTTTCCTTCGTGACGGAAGCGCGGCGCGCTCGTGGTCGCCTTCTTCGAGGCCCAGCGACGCCTTCACCTCATCCCATGGGATCGTCCCCTTCCGCATCGTCTCGGCACGAGAGGCGCGGATACCCCTCAGGTCCTCATCGTCCTCGAGCTTCTCGAGGAAAAGGAGGTCCTCCACGGGGACGACCGCCACCTGTCGCCGTCCGATCCGTACTCGCACTCGCTCGCCCTGGTTCGCCTTCGCAGCGGCCCGACGCAGACCTGCCGCGAACCCGGGGTCCGGAGTGCGACGGAGCTTGCCTTCCCGTTTCACGAGCGTGATGCGGCGGAGGTGCCGGGACCGCCGGAGATTTCCCTATTTCGCCTCCTCGCTTCCCTCCACGCCTCGAAATCCCGCTGGACGTCTTCCTCGGTCACACCTCTGGCTTCGAGAGCACGGCGCACCTTCTCCGACGCGACGAGGAATCGTCGCCGTCGCTCCTCCATCGATTCGGCGTCGCTCGGCTCGGACGGGACGGACATTGCTTCGCGGTCGAGCCCGTTCTCGGTCATCCCGTTCTCCTCTTTGGCGTGCTCTTCGCGCGATTCCTGTTCGCGACGCCTCGTTCGCACCTCGCCTCGACGAGCTCGTCGAGCCTCGCAACGTCCTCGGCCTTCATCCCGAGGCGTCGAGCCATAGCGGACGGGTTCGGGTACGGCGTAACAACGACGAACGGAGCCTGTTCCCGCCGTTTCGTGGATGTCTTTCGCCGGCTTCGGGCCTCACCATGGGGAACCGGCCCGCGGGGAGGAACTCCAACACGTTGCCGAGGGCGCCCGCTCGCTCGCGTAGCCTCGCGCCTCTGTTCGGCCTTCATCTCGGCCAGTCGCTTCTCGACCGCGCTCGCGAGGGCGGGATCGGCCAGCACGCCCTCGAGCCACTCTGTCACCTCGGTTGCGGCTGACTTCCGGCTCTGGTTTTCGACTCCGCCTCGCCTCGAAACCGGTGCGGGAATCCGCAGCGCCCGTTTCGTCGGCTCCTTCACGACAACGGCTCCGGGCATCCGTCAGAGAACGCAGGCGAACGCCGTGTACACGAGCGCCTCCGCAGAGACAGCCATTTCGTCACGGTCGAAAGGCGCTCGGTCGCATCACGAAAGGACCGTGCAGGAGCCGTCGGCTCGTGCACGGAAAGCGAGAGGCGTGTGACCTTCTTCAAGGAACCCTTCACACGGTCATGATATTTATAAACCGCGGTATCATCAACCGGTATATCATCAGCCGCGGTTTCATAGACCGTAGCCTTATCGGCGACGGGTTCGCTAGGCTTCAACTGATGCCTCGTGACGCGGACCTCGCCGCCCTCGGATCTCGTATCAGGGAGCTTCGATCACGGAGAGGTTGGTCGCAGGAGGGTTTCGCCGACCGATGCGGACTCGACAGGACCTACGTGGGCGGCATCGAACGCGGAGAGCGGAACCTCGCCGTGATCAATCTTCTGCGGATTGCCAGGACTCTAGAGGTCCCCGTCGGCACTCTGTTCGAGAAGGTCGAGTCGGCGACCTCGCGACCGTAGGGACTCCATCGAGCGAACACAAGCTCGAGCCCTACGCCTTCACTGACGAAATCCTCGTCAACTGGTCTCGGTGCGACCGGGACCTGTACCTAGGGTCAAGCGCCACGATGTACCCGAACCGGATAGCTCTCGTGCCGATACTCGAGAGGGACGGCTTTCCACCGATCTGGCGTGGTCCCGCCGATGAACCGCTTCCGTTCGCTTCAGCGCGTGCCGCGCCGATTTCCCTCCAGGACGCCA
Coding sequences within it:
- a CDS encoding DUF433 domain-containing protein produces the protein MGGKPCIRGMRVTVATIAGHLASGYSEAEALELCPRLDAKGIRAVEQWAVGYRGKGQRAAVRGGRGRE
- a CDS encoding helix-turn-helix transcriptional regulator — its product is MPRDADLAALGSRIRELRSRRGWSQEGFADRCGLDRTYVGGIERGERNLAVINLLRIARTLEVPVGTLFEKVESATSRP
- a CDS encoding DUF3427 domain-containing protein, with translation MAHRDEILEQARFAFRNVLRDGSFGERLGGGNEPASVDHLFASVQSFNSRGLLARHGPDYWDYAVVDEIHRGAADSYQPILDHLRPRILLGLTATPERTDQKDILHWFGGRPAAEIRLWDALDKRLLAPFDYFGIADGTDLTTVGWSRKGYDVDGLTNLYTSNDLRVRTILNEFGEKHGNPRTARALGFCVSVAHADFMARKFNEAGIPALSVHAGVPDEVRFSAPARLVSREVNVLFTCDLYNEGVDLPDVDTLLLLRPTESALLFQQQLGRGLRLAPGKSSVLVLDFIGQHRREFRFEERLWVLTGLTRRRLVEDVERGFPLLPPGCSLRLDKVSRSLVLENLRSALATNVAGLRADLLRWPGGAETTLRQFLDESRRPVDDVYAKPVGGWTALRRRAGFLAEPTPAGEALLNARMERLLHVSDRLRQENWQHLWKTASADGGPSSPDDDRLLAMLAGLLWDYDSRPRLRSAVLGALAANAELASEFEQLAELVTATRPHGTSIRPEPTWPLLLHHSYTSDEILAGTGDSTLEAPRKLAGTGVRFLRDQNADLFFVTINKSEKLFSSSTRYADYAVSPTEFHWQSQSTTPEDSPTGKRYRDGNAQGHRVFLFVRENRDTDLGTTAPFVFLGPARYVRHHGSRPMSITWRLDHAIPPRYVDPFSSFRAA